Proteins encoded in a region of the Amia ocellicauda isolate fAmiCal2 chromosome 19, fAmiCal2.hap1, whole genome shotgun sequence genome:
- the elovl1a gene encoding elongation of very long chain fatty acids protein 1a isoform X1: MLIELGTRAFELYNDFLTKTDSRVKPYPLMQTPVHMTLILLTYVFFVLYLGPRIMANRKPFQLKWAMIVYNFSMVALCSFIVYEFMMSGWATTYTWRCDACDYSNSPQALRMVRVAWLFYFSKFIELLDTVFFVLRKKHSQITFLHIFHHSVMPWTWWWGVTIAPAGGMGSFHALVNSVVHVIMYFYYGLAAAGPRFRKYLWWKKYMTAIQLVQFVLISIHASQYYFMDKCDYQIPLFIHLIWMYGTFFFVLFSHFWYQAYVKGNRLPKVMEKQNGTEPVVANGKHMENGVAHQEKNGSVLQGKMKEV, translated from the exons ATGCTTATAGAACTGGGAACGAGAGCGTTTGAACTCTACAATGACTTCTTGACGAAAACGG ACTCCAGGGTGAAGCCCTACCCCCTGATGCAAACTCCAGTCCACATGACGTTAATTCTGTTGACCTATGTGTTCTTTGTGCTGTATCTGGGGCCACGCATCATGGCCAACCGGAAACCCTTTCAACTCAAGTGGGCCATGATTGTGTACAACTTCTCCATGGTTGCGTTGTGCTCCTTTATAGTTTATGAG TTCATGATGTCTGGATGGGCGACCACCTACACTTGGAGATGTGACGCTTGCGATTATTCAAACAGCCCACAAGCTCTCAGG ATGGTTCGAGTTGCCTGGTTGTTTTATTTCTCCAAATTCATTGAACTATTGGACACG gttttCTTCGTCTTGAGGAAGAAGCACAGCCAGATCACCTTCTTGCACATTTTCCATCACTCTGTCATGCCATGGACTTGGTGGTGGGGGGTTACAATTGCAC CTGCAGGGGGAATGGGTTCGTTCCACGCCTTGGTCAACTCCGTAGTGCACGTCATCATGTATTTTTACTATGGACTGGCTGCTGCTGGACCCAGATTCCGGAAATACCTCTGGTGGAAGAAGTACATGACCGCAATCCAACTT gttcaGTTTGTTCTTATCTCGATCCACGCTAGCCAGTACTACTTCATGGACAAGTGTGATTACCAGATACCTCTCTTCATCCACTTGATCTGGATGTATGGCACCTTCTTCTTCGTCCTTTTCTCCCATTTCTGGTACCAGGCCTACGTGAAGGGCAACCGACTGCCCAAGGTCATGGAGAAGCAGAACGGCACGGAGCCTGTTGTGGCCAATGGCAAACATATGGAGAATGGGGTGGCCCATCAGGAGAAGAATGGCAGCGTCCTCCAAGGCAAAATGAAGGAAGTCTAA
- the elovl1a gene encoding elongation of very long chain fatty acids protein 1a isoform X2: MLIELGTRAFELYNDFLTKTDSRVKPYPLMQTPVHMTLILLTYVFFVLYLGPRIMANRKPFQLKWAMIVYNFSMVALCSFIVYEFMMSGWATTYTWRCDACDYSNSPQALRMVRVAWLFYFSKFIELLDTVFFVLRKKHSQITFLHIFHHSVMPWTWWWGVTIAPGGMGSFHALVNSVVHVIMYFYYGLAAAGPRFRKYLWWKKYMTAIQLVQFVLISIHASQYYFMDKCDYQIPLFIHLIWMYGTFFFVLFSHFWYQAYVKGNRLPKVMEKQNGTEPVVANGKHMENGVAHQEKNGSVLQGKMKEV; encoded by the exons ATGCTTATAGAACTGGGAACGAGAGCGTTTGAACTCTACAATGACTTCTTGACGAAAACGG ACTCCAGGGTGAAGCCCTACCCCCTGATGCAAACTCCAGTCCACATGACGTTAATTCTGTTGACCTATGTGTTCTTTGTGCTGTATCTGGGGCCACGCATCATGGCCAACCGGAAACCCTTTCAACTCAAGTGGGCCATGATTGTGTACAACTTCTCCATGGTTGCGTTGTGCTCCTTTATAGTTTATGAG TTCATGATGTCTGGATGGGCGACCACCTACACTTGGAGATGTGACGCTTGCGATTATTCAAACAGCCCACAAGCTCTCAGG ATGGTTCGAGTTGCCTGGTTGTTTTATTTCTCCAAATTCATTGAACTATTGGACACG gttttCTTCGTCTTGAGGAAGAAGCACAGCCAGATCACCTTCTTGCACATTTTCCATCACTCTGTCATGCCATGGACTTGGTGGTGGGGGGTTACAATTGCACCTG GGGGAATGGGTTCGTTCCACGCCTTGGTCAACTCCGTAGTGCACGTCATCATGTATTTTTACTATGGACTGGCTGCTGCTGGACCCAGATTCCGGAAATACCTCTGGTGGAAGAAGTACATGACCGCAATCCAACTT gttcaGTTTGTTCTTATCTCGATCCACGCTAGCCAGTACTACTTCATGGACAAGTGTGATTACCAGATACCTCTCTTCATCCACTTGATCTGGATGTATGGCACCTTCTTCTTCGTCCTTTTCTCCCATTTCTGGTACCAGGCCTACGTGAAGGGCAACCGACTGCCCAAGGTCATGGAGAAGCAGAACGGCACGGAGCCTGTTGTGGCCAATGGCAAACATATGGAGAATGGGGTGGCCCATCAGGAGAAGAATGGCAGCGTCCTCCAAGGCAAAATGAAGGAAGTCTAA
- the cdc20 gene encoding cell division cycle protein 20 homolog yields the protein MAQFVFENDVHSILKLDMPLSNAPTARWQRKASSASGSNTSGSPGKSSHSMNRSVSMSKTPGKTPGKNSSKTQNTPSKAGGDRFIPQRNTKQMDVATFLLSKENEPVDPNVSPGNQKAWSVNLNGYDVEEAKILHLGGKALNAPEGYQNNLKVLYSQGATPVSTKKTNRYISSVPDRILDAPDLRNDFYLNLIDWSSQNYMAVALHNHVYLWQAATGDITLLMKMERDEDYICSVSWIKEGNFLAVGTSDAKVQLWDVECQKRLRSMASHSARVGSLSWNDHILSSGSRSGQIHHHDVRVADHHIHTLIGHTQEVCGLKWSPDGKCLASGGNDNVVFVWPDVRAAAVNSPLHTFTQHQGAVKALAWCPWQPNILASGGGTSDRHIRIWNANTGSCLHAVDTQSQVSSLLFAPNYKELVSGHGYAHDHLVIWKYPAMAKVTELVGNQGRVLNMCLSPDGSTVAAVAADETVRLWKCFELDSVKKKAAKERTTSSIIHQGIR from the exons ATGGCGCAGTTCGTCTTTGAGAATGACGTGCACAGCATCCTGAAGCTGGACATGCCCCTCTCTAACGCCCCGACGGCCAGGTGGCAGCGCAAGGCCAGCTCCGCATCCGGGTCCAACACCAGCGGCTCCCCGGGCAAGTCCAGCCACTCCATGAACCGGTCGGTCAGCATGTCCAAGACGCCTGGGAAGACTCCAG GCAAGAACAGCAGCAAGACCCAGAATACCCCCTCCAAGGCAGGGGGAGACCGGTTCATCccacagagaaacactaaaCAGATGGATGTGGCAACCTTCCTGCTAAGTAAAGAGAATGAGCCAGTGGACCCCAATGTATCTCCA GGCAATCAGAAAGCTTGGTCTGTTAACCTCAATGGTTATGACGTAGAAGAAGCTAAGATTTTGCATTTAGGAGGAAAGGCTTTGAATGCACCAGAAG GCTATCAGAATAACCTTAAAGTACTCTATAGCCAGGGGGCCACTCCAGTGTCGACTAAGAAGACCAACAGATACATCTCCTCAGTGCCTGACAGAATCCTGGATGCTCCTGATCTTCGAAATGATTTCT ATTTGAACCTAATTGACTGGAGCAGTCAGAATTATATGGCTGTAGCTTTGCACAATCATGTGTATCTTTGGCAAGCTGCCACAGGGGACATCACTCTTCTAATGAAAATGGAACGGGATGAAGACTACATCTGCTCTGTCAGTTGGATCAAAGAAGGGAACTTCCTGGCAGTAGGGACAAGTGATGCCAAAGTGCAG CTCTGGGATGTAGAGTGTCAGAAGCGGCTGAGAAGTATGGCCAGTCACTCTGCGCGAGTGGGGTCTCTGAGCTGGAATGATCACATTCTGTCAAG TGGTTCCCGGTCTGGGCAGATCCATCACCATGACGTCAGGGTGGCTGATCACCACATACACACCCTGATTGGACACACGCAGGAGGTCTGTGGGCTCAAGTGGTCCCCAGATGGAAAGTGCCTGGCCAGTGGAGGCAATGACAATGTGGTGTTTGTGTGGCCAGATGTACGGGCAGCAGCGGTCAACTCTCCACTGCACACCTTCACTCAGCACCAGGGGGCAGTGAAG GCACTAGCCTGGTGCCCATGGCAGCCCAACATCCTTGCTAGCGGCGGTGGCACAAGTGACCGACACATCCGCATCTGGAATGCAAACACCGGTTCCTGTCTGCATGCTGTAGATACACAGTCACAG GTCTCTTCACTACTTTTTGCACCAAACTACAAGGAGCTGGTATCTGGCCATGGCTATGCACATGATCACTTGGTGATTTGGAAATATCCTGCTATGGCTAAAGTAACAGAGCTTGTTG GAAACCAAGGCCGTGTTCTGAACATGTGCCTAAGCCCTGATGGCTCTACAGTGGCTGCAGTTGCAGCTGATGAAACCGTGCGACTGTGGAAGTGCTTTGAACTGGACTCTGTGAAGAAGAAAGCTGCCAAGGAGAGGACGACCAGCAGCATCATTCATCAAGGAATCCGCTGA